The nucleotide sequence ttttcctttatatagtccaAGCACAAATGTCTTGAGAACGTTTGAGCTAATGTGTATGCTAACATTACTATCAAacattctgggaaccaaaaagaaactttctttaaaaacattctgAGAACGTTACAGctaacattctgataacatttgacaaacatTCTTACAACAttttgggaactttattttgttagctggaACGTCTAGAAACTTGTTGGGGGACGCGGACCAACAAACTGTCAGGATGATTAGATTGAGGACCGTGATCACGTGACTAATCACTGGGAGGTCTTTTGAAGATCTTCCAAAACAACATCTCGTCCGTCCACGGTCCAGGTGGGCAGTCTGCCGTACTGTCCTGTTAGGACGGCTGAAACCACACTGATGTGGGTGGACACCCTGACCCCAAAACTGTTAGCAGTTCTTTGGACTTTTCGGCTCTGAAGGATTTTTCTGTTCTCATGATGGTTCATGTTTCACGTGTAAGTCTGATGAAAACCTCACGTCCTGTGTCTTTGGTCCAGTGTCTGTCCCCTGTGGAAGGCCGCTGGTGCACGTCATTCCCAGGGTTGTTAACGGCTACATCTGTCCCAAAGGACACTGTCCATGGCAGGTAAGacaaggtcttcttttgaagTCACCTTATTTTGATATTTACGcgtattttggattttattttccTACGTTTCCTGTCAGCCGATCTTTGTGTCTCTGTTGtaacacaaactgttttctgattCTGAACCTGCTACATGTGGACATTCACTTTCCATGTCTCTGCCATTCTTTTAGTCTTCTTTTTGTGTTCTTCAGGCTCTGCTGTCTGAAAATCACGTGTATAAATGCGGCGCCATCGTTGTCTCTCCTCAGTGGATCCTGACGGCGGCTCACTGCGTTTGGCAGAAACCTGCCGCCGTCTTCCACGTCACAGTCGGTAAGACACCTGTCTCTGGCCCCGCCCATCAGACATCAGTCAGCTGTCAGTCACAGTTTCTTAGACAGTCGTCTTTGTGTGGTCAGACATTTTTAACGGACTCAAAACGAGTCGAAGAGTCATTTCCTGTTTCCTGTCTAGGTCATTGTTATTATGTTATTAATAATTCATAAGATAAAAGTCCAGAGTTTATTTTTTACTGTTGGAGTTCAAAGAAATCAGTCATGAAGAAATGTAAAGAGTCTGAGAGTGTGAAGGGAGCATATCCTCGAAAATGGaggctggtgagggaagccaccaagacacccgtcACCACACTGAAGGAGTTAAACGCTGCCGTGGGTGTGACTGGAGACGCCTTCATCTGTTGGGTCTCCAGTCACAGTTTCATTGTTTCATAATTTCATAGCAGAGTGGAATATGAACAGATTTTGGTTTGAAACAAAGATACATGAAATGTGGGTTTGAATCTCACAGGTGACGTTTTTGTCTGCCGTGGAACAGAAACCAGACTGTGGACACTGTGAATGAGCTCTTTGATTTACTGTGCAGTTTTTCCTGAATGTGGAACCTGTTTGTTCCTGTGAAGGTGAACACGACCAGAGACAGGTGGAGGGCACGGAGCAGGTGAGGAGAGTCTCCAAAGTCTTGATCCACTACGGCTACAACCAAACCAATTATGACTCGGACCTGGCCCTGCTGAAGCTGTACCGTCCCATCAAACTGGGAACCTATGTGGTGCCTATTTGCCTTCCAGCCCTGAACACGTCCTTCAGCAGGACACTGGCGAGCGTCCGCCTGTACACGGTGAGCGGGTGGGGCCGCCTGGCTCAGTCCGGACCCTCGTCCAAGGTACTGCAGCGTCTGGAGCTGCCGAGGGTCCCGCTGCAGGAGTGCCGCGCACACACCAAGTTCAACATCACCAGGAACATGCTGTGCGCTGGGCTGAAGGACGGCGGCCAGGACGCCTGCCAGGGCGACAGCGGCGGGCCTCTGGTCACACGCTACAAGAAGACATGGTTCCTGATGGGCGTGGTGAGCTGGGGGAAGGGCTGCGCCAACAAGAACCGGTACGGCGTCTACACCCGAGTCAGCAGCTTCCTGGAGTGGATCGACCATAAGATGTCCAGTACGAGGTCAGAACTGTGAGACCAGAACCAGAACTGGACTGGGTGCTCAGTATGACACCCGCACCttac is from Thalassophryne amazonica chromosome 1, fThaAma1.1, whole genome shotgun sequence and encodes:
- the f7l gene encoding coagulation factor VII — its product is MAPFSGDTKPLFFLQLLIVSVPACTGFPGAVFVSQPEASVFLHRSRRANSFLEELRRGDLERECLEERCSYEEAREIFALPQQLEVFWRTYTAVDHCRLSPCKNGATCTRHVETYVCLCPPGFQGRHCEKVRLSSYGCLHRNGGCEHFCRELPDRSHRCLCHPDYKLDHENSTCLPRVSVPCGRPLVHVIPRVVNGYICPKGHCPWQALLSENHVYKCGAIVVSPQWILTAAHCVWQKPAAVFHVTVGEHDQRQVEGTEQVRRVSKVLIHYGYNQTNYDSDLALLKLYRPIKLGTYVVPICLPALNTSFSRTLASVRLYTVSGWGRLAQSGPSSKVLQRLELPRVPLQECRAHTKFNITRNMLCAGLKDGGQDACQGDSGGPLVTRYKKTWFLMGVVSWGKGCANKNRYGVYTRVSSFLEWIDHKMSSTRSEL